A stretch of the Streptomyces sp. WMMB303 genome encodes the following:
- a CDS encoding Wzz/FepE/Etk N-terminal domain-containing protein, producing MSDDTIRLVTIGRLLRRRWRLLAVLAVAGALVGYGTSALFPPRYTASASVLLPGQWEERELLTQVEIATSSAVLDRAAATLGWPGVSGTGLRGRVRAEAADGNIITISGTAGTPGRAQQLSDRTAQQFVTFTARLAGEGTDADEAAGTEALRQKVRETDRRITELAESSDPGRTVESVQARTELEKLRTALQEAMKKLDDAAPASSRTGLVVMGPAARPTGEAPPTTLQRVGAGALLSFLLGIVGQLAAVRMSRRLDTEGEIAAALGSAPLGTVEVPGEQLAHRRPGRGRARIRRLLGLDTRWHRPVPRASGGEADRRIRCRRVCARLREELPAGPRRVLALVPAGDVLGRRAADELAAEAGTDPLLPAVDVSVSRPLVPDRDTESGALVVLGAGNWTAEELGGIAGACADAGHRVVGVVVAEPVRAARPERAADRPAQHQEQPVPVGGTARGGPA from the coding sequence TTGAGCGACGACACGATACGCCTGGTCACGATCGGGCGGCTGCTCCGTCGGCGCTGGCGCCTGCTCGCCGTCCTCGCCGTGGCGGGCGCGCTCGTCGGCTACGGCACCTCGGCGCTGTTCCCGCCCCGCTACACGGCGTCGGCCTCGGTACTGCTGCCGGGGCAGTGGGAGGAGCGCGAGCTGCTGACCCAGGTGGAGATCGCGACCAGTTCGGCCGTGCTCGACCGCGCGGCCGCCACGCTCGGCTGGCCGGGGGTCAGCGGCACCGGGCTGCGGGGCCGAGTACGCGCCGAGGCGGCGGACGGAAACATCATCACGATCTCGGGTACGGCCGGGACGCCGGGGCGCGCGCAGCAGCTCTCCGACCGGACGGCCCAGCAGTTCGTCACGTTCACCGCGCGGCTCGCCGGCGAGGGTACCGACGCAGACGAGGCAGCGGGAACCGAGGCACTGCGGCAGAAGGTCCGGGAGACCGACCGCCGGATCACCGAACTGGCCGAGTCGTCCGATCCGGGACGGACCGTGGAGAGCGTGCAGGCCCGCACCGAGCTGGAGAAGCTGCGCACCGCGCTGCAGGAAGCCATGAAGAAGCTGGACGACGCCGCCCCGGCGAGCAGCAGGACCGGCCTGGTCGTCATGGGTCCGGCGGCCCGGCCCACCGGCGAGGCACCGCCGACGACGCTGCAACGGGTGGGCGCCGGGGCGCTGCTGTCCTTCCTGCTCGGCATCGTCGGGCAGCTCGCCGCCGTGCGGATGAGCCGCCGGCTGGACACCGAAGGGGAGATCGCCGCCGCACTGGGCTCGGCTCCGCTGGGCACTGTCGAGGTCCCCGGCGAACAGCTCGCGCACCGCCGTCCGGGCCGCGGCCGGGCCCGGATCCGCCGGCTGCTGGGCCTGGACACCCGATGGCACCGACCCGTGCCGCGAGCGTCCGGCGGCGAGGCCGACAGGCGGATCCGCTGCCGGCGGGTGTGTGCCCGCCTCCGGGAGGAGCTGCCCGCGGGCCCGCGGCGGGTGCTGGCGCTCGTACCGGCGGGCGACGTGCTCGGCCGCCGGGCCGCCGACGAGCTCGCCGCCGAGGCCGGGACCGATCCGCTGCTGCCGGCGGTGGACGTGTCCGTGTCCCGCCCGCTGGTGCCGGATCGCGACACCGAGTCCGGTGCCCTGGTCGTGCTCGGCGCGGGCAACTGGACCGCGGAGGAACTCGGCGGCATCGCCGGGGCATGTGCGGACGCGGGGCACCGGGTCGTCGGAGTCGTCGTCGCCGAACCGGTCCGGGCTGCCCGTCCGGAGCGGGCGGCCGACCGCCCCGCGCAGCATCAGGAGCAGCCGGTCCCGGTCGGCGGCACCGCGAGGGGAGGCCCGGCATGA
- a CDS encoding sugar transferase, with protein sequence MRQGELVDPLPSALGRPAEGAVSRSASDWEQRYRRTVITSDTVVTAFVVAAIGIFFGARDAANWHEKWSILALGTELLVLGAFAVSRAWAPAVLGQGAEEFRRLGRSLFTAAVVLALGGIALTSRNIKLWIFVAIPAIALLTMIARYLLRLSLHRQRMAGRCLRPVLAAGSPATVHDLISRVRKFPHLGWRVEAVCTPDGLGLHGDHLDGVPVVGRLADLAGHVRRDGYRVVAVTPDPHWSPEQLQRLAWNLEGSDAEMVVAPVLMEVAGPRLHVDAVLGIPLLRVSMPTFTGGRRAVKEVVDKVGATLLLVLCAPLMALAGLLVLSDSRGGVFYRQRRVGKDGREFTILKFRTMVAGADRARAELADRNEGAGLLFKLRRDPRVTRVGAVLRRYSIDELPQLFNVLAGSMSLVGPRPPLPEESAAYDPDIRRRLLVKPGLTGLWQISGRSDLPWEEAVRLDLRYVEDWSLALDTVILWKTLRVVLHGQGAY encoded by the coding sequence GTGCGGCAGGGGGAATTGGTCGACCCGTTACCGTCGGCGCTCGGGCGTCCGGCGGAGGGGGCAGTCAGCCGGTCCGCGAGCGACTGGGAGCAGCGATACCGCCGTACCGTGATCACCAGCGACACCGTGGTGACCGCCTTCGTGGTGGCGGCGATCGGCATCTTCTTCGGGGCCCGGGACGCGGCCAACTGGCACGAGAAATGGAGCATCCTCGCGCTCGGCACCGAGCTGCTGGTGCTGGGAGCGTTCGCGGTGAGCCGGGCGTGGGCTCCGGCCGTGCTCGGCCAGGGCGCCGAGGAATTCCGCCGGCTGGGACGCTCGCTGTTCACTGCGGCCGTCGTACTGGCGCTCGGCGGAATAGCCCTGACCTCGCGAAACATCAAACTCTGGATCTTCGTCGCGATTCCCGCGATCGCGCTGCTCACCATGATCGCGCGGTATCTGCTGCGGCTCTCGCTGCACCGGCAGCGGATGGCCGGACGATGTCTGCGGCCGGTGCTGGCCGCCGGGAGCCCGGCCACCGTGCACGACCTGATATCCCGGGTCCGCAAGTTCCCGCACCTCGGCTGGCGGGTGGAGGCGGTGTGCACGCCGGACGGACTCGGGCTGCACGGTGACCACCTGGACGGCGTGCCCGTCGTCGGCCGGCTGGCCGACCTCGCGGGCCACGTCCGCCGGGACGGCTACCGCGTGGTCGCGGTCACACCGGACCCGCACTGGTCACCGGAGCAGTTGCAGCGGCTGGCCTGGAACCTCGAGGGCAGCGACGCCGAGATGGTCGTCGCCCCCGTGCTGATGGAGGTGGCAGGCCCGCGGCTGCACGTCGACGCGGTGCTCGGGATCCCGCTGTTACGGGTCAGCATGCCGACCTTCACCGGGGGCCGTCGGGCCGTCAAAGAGGTCGTCGACAAGGTGGGCGCGACGCTCCTGCTGGTGCTCTGCGCGCCACTGATGGCGCTCGCCGGACTCCTCGTGCTGTCGGACAGCCGCGGCGGCGTGTTCTACCGGCAGCGCAGGGTCGGCAAGGACGGCCGGGAGTTCACCATACTGAAGTTCCGCACCATGGTCGCCGGGGCCGACCGGGCACGCGCCGAGCTGGCCGACCGCAACGAGGGCGCCGGACTGCTGTTCAAACTCCGCCGGGATCCGCGGGTGACCCGGGTGGGAGCGGTGCTGCGCCGCTACTCGATCGACGAACTCCCGCAGCTGTTCAATGTACTGGCCGGATCCATGTCGCTCGTCGGTCCGCGGCCTCCGCTGCCGGAGGAGTCCGCCGCCTACGACCCGGACATCCGGCGGCGGCTGCTGGTCAAGCCCGGGCTCACCGGCCTGTGGCAGATCAGCGGACGCAGCGACCTGCCGTGGGAGGAGGCGGTCCGCCTCGACCTGCGGTATGTGGAGGACTGGTCGCTGGCCCTGGACACGGTGATCTTGTGGAAGACCCTGCGCGTGGTGCTCCACGGGCAGGGGGCCTACTGA
- a CDS encoding nucleotide sugar dehydrogenase translates to MRVSVLGLGYVGCVSAACLARRGHQVVGVDVNQAKVDLVNAGRAPVVEARIGELVGEVVRSGALRATADVREAVLDSEVTLVCVGTPSEPNGSLCTTYLERVTEQIGAALAERDGRGGRQTVVYRSTMLPGTCLNLLVPILEKYVGGTAGVDFGVVVNPEFLREGTSVRDFFDPPKTVIGELDPASGEAVAALYDGLPGEVFRVPVPTAEAIKYADNAFHGLKIGFANELGAVCQALGVDSHQVMDVFLADRKLNVSPAYLRPGFAFGGSCLPKDLRSLVHAARRADVSVPILAHVLPSNSDHLQRAVDLVERTGKRRAGLLGLSFKPGTDDLRESPLVELAERLYGRGYDLRIHDANVSLSRLLGANREYIETRLPHLAQLLADSVSEVLEHAEVCLVGTRDPAVLSALPPAGEGPELIDLVHLPDAEARRAEQGYLGLAW, encoded by the coding sequence ATGAGGGTCAGTGTTCTGGGGCTCGGCTACGTGGGCTGCGTATCGGCCGCGTGCCTGGCCCGCCGGGGCCATCAGGTCGTCGGAGTGGACGTGAACCAGGCGAAGGTCGACCTGGTCAACGCGGGCAGAGCCCCGGTGGTCGAGGCGCGGATCGGCGAACTCGTCGGCGAGGTCGTGCGGAGCGGAGCGTTACGCGCCACCGCCGACGTCCGCGAGGCGGTCCTGGACAGCGAGGTGACGCTCGTCTGCGTGGGTACGCCCTCGGAGCCCAACGGCAGCCTGTGCACCACGTATCTGGAAAGGGTCACCGAGCAGATCGGTGCCGCGCTGGCGGAGCGCGACGGGCGGGGCGGGCGGCAGACCGTCGTGTACCGCAGCACCATGCTCCCCGGGACCTGCCTGAACCTGCTGGTTCCGATTCTGGAGAAGTACGTCGGCGGCACCGCCGGGGTGGACTTCGGAGTCGTGGTCAACCCGGAGTTCCTGCGCGAGGGCACGAGCGTGCGGGACTTCTTCGATCCGCCCAAGACCGTCATCGGCGAGCTCGATCCGGCGAGCGGCGAAGCGGTGGCGGCGCTCTACGACGGCTTGCCCGGAGAAGTCTTCCGGGTACCGGTCCCGACCGCGGAAGCGATCAAGTACGCCGACAACGCCTTCCACGGCCTCAAGATCGGTTTCGCGAACGAGTTGGGCGCGGTGTGCCAGGCGCTCGGAGTCGACTCGCACCAGGTGATGGACGTCTTCCTGGCCGACCGCAAGCTGAACGTCAGCCCGGCCTACCTGCGGCCCGGCTTCGCCTTCGGCGGCTCCTGCCTGCCCAAGGACCTGCGCAGCCTGGTCCACGCGGCCCGGCGGGCCGATGTCTCGGTACCCATCCTCGCCCACGTGCTGCCCTCCAACTCCGACCATCTGCAGCGTGCGGTGGACCTGGTCGAGCGCACCGGCAAGCGCCGCGCCGGACTGCTCGGGCTGTCCTTCAAACCCGGTACCGACGACCTGCGCGAGAGTCCGCTCGTCGAGCTGGCGGAACGGCTCTACGGCAGGGGGTACGACCTGCGGATCCACGACGCCAACGTGAGCCTCTCCCGACTGCTGGGCGCCAACCGCGAGTACATCGAGACCCGGCTGCCGCACCTCGCCCAGCTCCTGGCCGACTCCGTCTCCGAGGTGCTCGAGCACGCCGAGGTGTGCCTGGTCGGGACCAGGGACCCGGCCGTCCTCTCGGCGCTGCCGCCCGCCGGCGAAGGACCGGAGCTGATCGATCTCGTCCACCTCCCCGACGCCGAGGCGCGCCGGGCCGAACAGGGGTATCTGGGCCTTGCCTGGTGA
- a CDS encoding glycosyltransferase family 4 protein has product MPGDTAAGGRPGRRALILVENLSVPFDRRVWQECRTLHDAGWEVHVICPRGGKRDTEPETEIDGIRIHRYPLRAATGGPAGYLREYGAALWHTVRLARRVGPVDVVHACNPPDLLFLPALWLKRRGARFVFDQHDLVPELYLSRFDRGEDLLHRAVCALERMTYRAADIVIATNESYREVALRRGGRSAADVFVVRSAPDTDRFRAVPPEPELKRGKPYLLCYLGVMGPQDGVDYALRALAKLRDDLGRTDWHAVFVGAGDTFDAMVELSRQLGLCEQVQFTGRIPDADLVRYLSTADVCLSPDPHNPLNDVSTMNKVLEYMVMGRPIVSFDLREARVSAGEAAVYAPADDEAGFAEAVAQLLDDPQKRARMGRIGRERIGGKLSWRNSQQSLLAAYAAACRDHAPVATGAPVQAGKRRRR; this is encoded by the coding sequence TTGCCTGGTGACACGGCCGCCGGCGGCCGGCCGGGCCGGCGCGCGCTGATCCTCGTGGAGAACCTGTCGGTGCCCTTCGACCGGCGGGTGTGGCAGGAGTGCAGGACGCTGCACGACGCGGGCTGGGAGGTGCACGTCATCTGCCCCCGGGGAGGGAAGCGGGACACCGAGCCGGAGACCGAGATCGACGGGATACGGATCCACCGCTACCCGCTGCGCGCGGCCACCGGAGGGCCGGCCGGATATCTGCGGGAGTACGGAGCGGCGCTGTGGCACACGGTCCGGCTGGCACGCAGGGTCGGCCCGGTCGATGTCGTCCACGCCTGTAATCCGCCCGACCTGCTGTTCCTCCCGGCGCTGTGGCTGAAGCGGCGCGGCGCGCGGTTCGTCTTCGACCAGCACGACCTGGTGCCCGAGCTGTACCTCTCCCGGTTCGACCGCGGCGAGGACCTGCTCCACCGTGCCGTATGCGCGCTGGAGCGGATGACCTACCGAGCCGCGGACATCGTGATCGCCACGAACGAGAGCTACCGGGAAGTCGCGCTGCGCCGCGGCGGCCGGAGCGCGGCGGACGTCTTCGTGGTGCGCAGCGCGCCCGACACCGACCGGTTCCGCGCCGTACCGCCGGAGCCGGAGCTGAAGCGGGGCAAGCCGTACCTGCTGTGCTACCTCGGCGTCATGGGCCCGCAGGACGGCGTCGACTACGCCCTGCGCGCCCTCGCGAAGCTGCGCGACGACCTGGGGCGGACCGACTGGCACGCGGTGTTCGTCGGTGCCGGCGACACCTTCGACGCGATGGTGGAGCTCTCCCGGCAGCTCGGGCTCTGCGAGCAGGTGCAGTTCACCGGGCGGATCCCGGACGCCGACCTGGTGCGCTACCTGTCCACCGCCGACGTGTGCCTCTCTCCTGACCCGCACAATCCGCTCAACGACGTGTCGACCATGAACAAGGTCCTGGAGTACATGGTGATGGGCCGGCCGATCGTCTCCTTCGACCTGCGGGAGGCCCGGGTGTCGGCCGGAGAGGCCGCCGTCTACGCGCCCGCCGACGACGAGGCAGGGTTCGCCGAGGCCGTCGCACAGCTGCTGGACGATCCGCAGAAGCGGGCCCGGATGGGCAGGATCGGCCGGGAACGGATCGGCGGGAAGCTCTCCTGGCGCAACTCCCAGCAGTCGCTGCTCGCCGCCTACGCCGCGGCCTGCCGCGACCATGCTCCGGTCGCGACGGGCGCCCCGGTCCAGGCGGGCAAGAGGCGACGCCGTTGA